In Oreochromis niloticus isolate F11D_XX unplaced genomic scaffold, O_niloticus_UMD_NMBU tig00003110_pilon, whole genome shotgun sequence, a single genomic region encodes these proteins:
- the LOC109204998 gene encoding uncharacterized protein LOC109204998 — SIPPAERLSICLRFLATGDSFRTIAFSFRVGVSTMSQIIPQVATAIWDCLVDDFMAVPSLGDWQSIAEEFQEHWHFPLCCGALDGKHVQTKAPPNSGSMFHNYKGTFSIVLLAVVDARYRFRVIDVGGYGRTSDGGILANSTFGQALQAGTLHLPPDQPLPGGEHRGAQPHVFVADEAFPLRRELMRPFPGRLLPLEKRIFNYRLSRARMIVEGAFGVLSSQWRMYQHSMELRPEIVEKCVKATCVLHNFLRCLDERGAPAVRSVAPAVVEPLQSLGRVAANNSSREAVLVREKFMAHFSAEGAVTWQPKE; from the exons tcaattccacctgcagagcgcctgtccatctgcctgag gttccttgccaccggggactccttcaggactATTGCGTTCAGTTTTCGAGTTGGTGTGTCTACCATGAGCCAGATCATCCCCCAGGTAGCGAcagccatctgggactgtctagtggatgatttcatggctgtgccttcactGGGAGACTGGCAGTCCATTGCAGAGGAATTCCAGGAGCACTGgcacttccctctctgctgtggagctctggatgggaagcacgtccagacGAAGGCACCCCCCAACTCAGGATCCATGTTCCACAACTACAAGGGAACATTCTCCATTGTTCTCCTTGCGGTTGTGGATGCAAGGTATCGCTTCCGAGTTATTGATGTTGGGGGGTACGGGAGGACCAGCGACGGGGGTATTCTGGCCAACTCCACCTTTGGTCAGGCTCTTCAGGCCGGGACTCTCCATCTGCCTCCTGACCAGCCTCTACCTGGTGGAGAACACCGTGGAGCCCAGCCCCATGTGTTTGTGGCTGATGAAGCATTCCCGCTGCGGCGTGAGCTCATGAGGCCTTTCCCTGGACGCCTCCTCCCTTTAGAGAAGAGGATCTTTAACTATCGCCTTTCCAGGGCCAGGATGATAGTGGAGGGTGCCTTTGGTGTCCTCTCCTCACAGTGGAGGATGTATCAGCACTCCATGGAGCTCCGTCCTGAAATTGTGGAGAAGTGTGTGAAGGCAACGTGTGTTCTCCACAATTTTCTGCGCTGTTTGGACGAGAGAGGGGCACCTGCTGTAAGGAGTGTGGCACCTGCTGTGGTGGAGCCGTTGCAAAGCCTGGGCCGTGTAGCAGCAAACAACTCCTCCAGAGAGGCTGTCCTGGTGAGGGAGAAGTTCATGGCCCACTTCTCGGCGGAGGGAGCTGTGACTTGGCAGCCAAAGGAGTAG